Proteins co-encoded in one Streptomyces sp. NBC_01283 genomic window:
- a CDS encoding slipin family protein: MVEELLAAGAAVAAAGFVYVVSAARVVKQYERGVVFRLGRLRENVRPPGFTMIVPGVDRLNKVNMQIVTMPVPAQDGITRDNVTVRVDAVIYFRVVDAADAVIKVEDYRFAVSQMAQTSLRSIIGKSDLDDLLSNREKLNEGLELMIDSPAMGWGVQIDRVEIKDVSLPETMKRSMARQAEADRERRARVINADAELQASKKLAQAAHEMSEEPAALQLRLLQTVVAVAAEKNSTLVLPFPVELLRFLEKAQQTQALPPAPPATAAGPKPERPAAA, from the coding sequence ATGGTCGAAGAGCTGCTCGCAGCCGGGGCCGCGGTCGCGGCTGCCGGGTTCGTGTACGTGGTGTCGGCGGCCCGCGTGGTCAAGCAGTACGAGCGGGGCGTGGTGTTCCGCCTGGGCCGGCTGCGGGAGAACGTCCGCCCGCCGGGCTTCACCATGATCGTCCCCGGTGTGGACCGGCTGAACAAGGTGAACATGCAGATCGTGACGATGCCGGTCCCGGCGCAGGACGGCATCACCCGGGACAACGTCACGGTGCGCGTCGACGCGGTCATCTACTTCAGGGTGGTCGACGCGGCGGACGCGGTGATCAAGGTCGAGGACTATCGCTTCGCGGTCTCGCAGATGGCACAGACGTCTCTGCGGTCGATCATCGGCAAGAGCGATCTGGATGATCTGCTCTCCAACCGCGAGAAGCTCAACGAGGGCCTGGAGCTGATGATCGACTCTCCCGCCATGGGGTGGGGCGTGCAGATCGACCGGGTCGAGATCAAGGACGTGTCGCTCCCGGAGACCATGAAGCGGTCGATGGCCCGGCAGGCCGAGGCGGACCGTGAGCGGCGGGCCCGCGTGATCAACGCGGACGCAGAGCTGCAGGCCTCCAAGAAGCTGGCGCAGGCGGCACACGAGATGTCGGAGGAGCCCGCGGCGCTCCAACTGCGGCTGCTGCAGACCGTGGTGGCCGTCGCCGCCGAGAAGAACTCGACCCTCGTGCTGCCTTTCCCCGTGGAACTCCTGCGCTTCCTGGAGAAGGCCCAGCAGACACAGGCGTTGCCGCCCGCACCACCGGCCACAGCGGCGGGGCCGAAACCGGAACGACCGGCGGCGGCATAG
- a CDS encoding alpha/beta fold hydrolase — MSDHAVVDVGDVRLAYRTWGDSYGAPVVLLHGLGGSSETWEQVGEALGQEWRVYALDLRGHGESDWPDEYSVELMRDDVLGFLDELSLDRVGLVGHSMGGVVAYLLAQEHPDRVERLVLEETPPPYPRDWVETPRPEGAIDFDWPVSPAVRAQIFDPDPEWAERLGEIVAPTLIVAGGPDSTMAQDRIPDMATAIPDSRLITIPVGHSVHEGSPQQFAEQVTEFFTS; from the coding sequence ATGAGCGATCACGCAGTGGTGGATGTGGGCGACGTACGCCTGGCCTATCGGACCTGGGGCGACTCGTACGGGGCACCCGTCGTGCTGCTGCACGGGCTCGGCGGTTCATCGGAGACCTGGGAGCAGGTCGGGGAGGCGCTCGGCCAGGAGTGGCGGGTGTACGCCCTCGATCTGCGCGGGCACGGGGAGAGCGACTGGCCGGACGAGTACTCGGTCGAGCTGATGCGGGACGACGTGCTCGGCTTCCTCGACGAGCTCAGCCTTGACCGCGTCGGCCTCGTGGGGCACTCCATGGGCGGCGTCGTGGCGTACCTGCTGGCCCAGGAGCACCCGGACCGCGTCGAGCGTCTCGTCCTGGAGGAGACGCCGCCGCCCTATCCGCGCGACTGGGTCGAGACCCCGCGCCCCGAAGGGGCCATCGACTTCGACTGGCCGGTGTCCCCCGCGGTCCGTGCCCAGATCTTCGACCCCGACCCCGAGTGGGCCGAGCGGCTCGGCGAGATCGTCGCGCCGACCCTGATCGTGGCGGGCGGCCCGGACAGCACCATGGCGCAGGATCGCATCCCCGACATGGCGACGGCGATTCCCGACTCCCGGCTGATCACGATCCCGGTCGGGCACTCGGTGCACGAGGGGAGCCCGCAGCAGTTCGCGGAGCAGGTCACCGAGTTCTTCACCAGCTGA
- a CDS encoding class I SAM-dependent methyltransferase produces MFTSQGPTLRELAVQALSSIEDGYDLLAPKFDHTPFRTPDRILAAVADALGGLGPFDAGLDVCCGTGAGVETLLPLCRERVTGVDFSAGMLAEAQAAVAPPGGGPAVEWVRADARALPFVEAFDLAVSFGAFGHFLPAERPRLFAEICGALRPGGVFAFPIGAPPRLTSPLHWALLGFDGLMRVRNLLWRPPFVMYYRTFPLGGVVEDLLRAGFTMRLHPLEEFGRRADGSPRWCLVEARKV; encoded by the coding sequence GTGTTCACCTCCCAGGGACCCACGCTCCGCGAACTGGCCGTGCAGGCGCTCTCCTCCATCGAGGACGGCTACGACCTGCTGGCCCCGAAGTTCGACCACACCCCCTTCCGTACGCCGGACCGGATCCTGGCCGCGGTCGCGGACGCGCTGGGCGGCCTCGGCCCGTTCGACGCGGGTCTCGACGTCTGCTGCGGCACCGGCGCGGGTGTCGAGACGCTGCTGCCGTTGTGCCGGGAGCGGGTCACCGGTGTCGACTTCAGCGCCGGGATGCTGGCCGAGGCGCAGGCCGCTGTGGCTCCTCCGGGCGGTGGGCCCGCGGTGGAGTGGGTGCGGGCCGACGCGCGCGCCCTGCCCTTCGTCGAGGCCTTCGACCTCGCGGTGAGCTTCGGGGCGTTCGGGCACTTCCTGCCCGCCGAGCGGCCCCGGCTGTTCGCGGAGATCTGCGGGGCGCTGCGGCCCGGCGGGGTCTTCGCCTTCCCGATCGGTGCGCCGCCGCGCCTGACGTCGCCGCTGCATTGGGCGCTGCTGGGCTTCGACGGGTTGATGCGGGTGCGGAATCTGCTGTGGCGTCCGCCGTTCGTCATGTACTACAGGACTTTCCCGCTGGGGGGTGTCGTCGAGGACCTGCTCCGGGCGGGGTTCACGATGCGGTTGCACCCGCTGGAGGAGTTCGGGCGCCGCGCCGACGGCAGCCCCCGCTGGTGCCTTGTCGAGGCGCGGAAGGTCTGA
- a CDS encoding GlxA family transcriptional regulator has translation MHTVAVLALDTVIPFDLSTPIEVFGRTRLPGGRAGYRVRVCAAAPQIDAGLFTLRAPWGLEGLADADTIIVPGTADVSRSVPDAVLDALRDAAADGTRIASICAGTFTLAATGLLSGLRATTHWMAAAALAERHPDIDVDPDVLYVDNGQILTSAGAAAGLDLCLHLIRRDYGSAVAADAARLSVMPLEREGGQAQFIVSEAPPTPQGSELEPLLRWLEENAARELTLEDIAGRAGMSTRTLLRRFREQTGSTPLQWLHRTRIRQAQHLLETTGHSVERIAVQVGFGSPTAFRDRFKRVAGVSPQAYRRAFQ, from the coding sequence ATGCATACCGTGGCCGTCCTGGCACTGGACACCGTCATCCCGTTCGACCTGTCAACGCCCATCGAGGTCTTCGGCCGCACCCGGCTGCCGGGCGGTCGGGCCGGCTACCGGGTTCGCGTCTGTGCCGCCGCGCCGCAGATCGACGCCGGTCTGTTCACGCTGCGGGCTCCGTGGGGCCTGGAAGGGCTCGCGGACGCCGACACGATCATCGTGCCCGGCACCGCCGACGTGTCCCGATCCGTCCCCGACGCGGTGCTCGACGCGCTGCGGGACGCGGCGGCCGATGGCACACGGATCGCCTCGATCTGCGCGGGCACCTTCACGCTGGCCGCGACCGGCCTGCTGTCCGGACTCCGCGCCACCACCCACTGGATGGCCGCGGCGGCGCTCGCCGAACGCCATCCCGACATCGACGTCGACCCGGACGTGCTCTACGTCGACAACGGGCAGATCCTGACGTCCGCCGGTGCCGCCGCCGGGCTCGACCTGTGTCTGCACCTGATCCGCCGGGACTACGGCTCCGCCGTCGCCGCGGACGCCGCCCGCCTCTCGGTGATGCCCCTGGAACGCGAGGGCGGCCAGGCCCAGTTCATCGTCTCCGAGGCTCCGCCCACGCCGCAGGGTTCGGAGCTCGAACCGCTCCTGCGCTGGCTGGAGGAGAATGCCGCGCGCGAGCTCACCCTGGAGGACATCGCGGGCCGGGCGGGCATGAGCACCCGCACCCTGCTGCGCCGCTTCCGGGAGCAGACCGGCAGCACGCCGCTGCAGTGGCTGCACCGCACCCGCATCCGGCAGGCCCAGCACCTGCTCGAAACGACGGGGCACTCCGTGGAGCGCATCGCCGTCCAGGTCGGCTTCGGCTCACCCACCGCGTTCCGCGACCGCTTCAAGCGCGTCGCCGGAGTCAGCCCGCAGGCGTACCGCAGGGCATTCCAGTGA
- a CDS encoding DUF2269 family protein translates to MTKFFLTLHVLAAILAVGPVTVAASMFPAALRRAQADPNDAAAVASLRLLQRICSVYAFVGVAVPVTGFVTAGSLGVLGSAWLIASIVLTMAAAVVLIVLVLPRQEAALDAMTGGDGDGGDSGTRGQLAEGTGVVAVGERTGSQLAMYTGVFNLLWATVTVLMIIRPGSTTGA, encoded by the coding sequence GTGACCAAGTTCTTCCTGACGCTGCATGTGCTGGCCGCGATCCTGGCCGTCGGCCCGGTCACCGTCGCCGCCAGCATGTTCCCCGCGGCCCTGCGCCGAGCCCAGGCCGACCCGAATGACGCGGCGGCCGTCGCCTCGCTGCGCCTGCTGCAGCGCATCTGCTCGGTGTACGCGTTCGTCGGCGTCGCCGTCCCCGTCACCGGGTTCGTGACCGCGGGCAGCCTGGGCGTGCTCGGCAGCGCTTGGCTGATCGCCTCGATCGTCCTCACGATGGCGGCGGCCGTGGTGCTCATCGTCCTCGTCCTGCCGCGTCAGGAGGCGGCGCTGGACGCGATGACCGGGGGAGACGGAGACGGTGGAGACAGCGGCACCCGCGGTCAACTGGCCGAGGGGACGGGCGTGGTGGCCGTGGGGGAGCGCACTGGTTCCCAACTCGCCATGTATACAGGGGTGTTCAATCTGCTCTGGGCCACCGTCACTGTCCTGATGATCATCCGGCCAGGCTCCACGACCGGAGCCTGA
- a CDS encoding MFS transporter, with product MAATASSAHVLTEEPTMGAGLGRRQVHAVAACYFVASFAALGLPPYLTQILPELGDASARWAGLLYVVPTVFGALGAPLWGRAADRFGRKRLLLRAQLGLAVSFLLAGWAESFAAFVTALVLQGVLGGTFAASNGYLAAALTGSGLSRALTLMQGAARAALVLAPIVVGSLSPWVSPHRQYALLAVLPLAAAAMLAALPEPRAELPDATEAADGPTATAPLAPLRALYAFEFAFVFSTVISFPYLIALVEDRIPGVSPVVSGVLFALPHLCYLLFALRVHQVVERRPMQGIAAGFGLVALGLAGHGAADSLAAFTGVRLLLGAGLTLGLVSLSVLAAACAHGRPPGGMFGTLELVSKGGAVAAGLAAAAGNSLLGLSAPLLTGTAIALLALAAATLPALFRRSPRIRWSR from the coding sequence ATGGCTGCCACCGCATCGTCGGCGCACGTGCTTACGGAGGAGCCGACCATGGGCGCGGGACTCGGCCGACGCCAGGTGCATGCCGTCGCCGCCTGCTACTTCGTCGCGTCGTTCGCCGCCCTCGGCCTTCCCCCGTATCTCACCCAGATCCTCCCGGAGTTGGGAGATGCCAGCGCCCGCTGGGCCGGGCTGCTGTATGTCGTCCCGACCGTGTTCGGCGCGCTCGGCGCGCCCCTGTGGGGCCGCGCCGCCGACCGCTTCGGGCGAAAACGGCTGCTCCTGCGGGCGCAACTCGGCCTCGCCGTCTCCTTCTTGCTCGCCGGGTGGGCCGAGTCGTTCGCCGCGTTCGTCACGGCCCTGGTGCTGCAGGGCGTGCTGGGCGGCACGTTCGCCGCGTCCAACGGTTATCTCGCCGCCGCGCTCACCGGTTCGGGCCTGTCCAGGGCACTCACCTTGATGCAGGGTGCCGCGCGGGCGGCGCTCGTCCTGGCGCCGATCGTCGTCGGATCGCTGTCCCCCTGGGTCTCGCCGCACCGCCAGTACGCCCTGCTCGCCGTCCTGCCCCTGGCCGCCGCCGCGATGCTCGCCGCCCTACCGGAGCCCAGGGCGGAACTGCCGGACGCCACCGAAGCGGCCGATGGGCCCACGGCCACCGCACCGCTCGCCCCTCTCAGGGCGCTCTACGCCTTCGAGTTCGCCTTCGTCTTCTCCACCGTCATCTCCTTCCCGTACCTGATCGCGCTGGTCGAGGACCGAATACCCGGCGTCTCACCGGTCGTGTCCGGCGTGCTGTTCGCCCTGCCGCACCTGTGCTACCTCCTCTTCGCGCTGCGGGTGCACCAGGTCGTCGAACGCCGACCCATGCAGGGGATCGCCGCCGGGTTCGGTCTGGTCGCGCTCGGTCTCGCCGGGCACGGCGCCGCCGATTCGCTCGCCGCCTTCACCGGCGTGCGGCTGCTCCTCGGCGCGGGCCTCACGCTCGGCCTGGTCAGCCTGTCCGTACTGGCCGCCGCGTGCGCCCACGGCCGACCGCCCGGCGGGATGTTCGGCACGCTCGAGCTCGTCTCCAAAGGGGGCGCGGTCGCCGCCGGTCTCGCGGCAGCGGCCGGCAACAGCCTGCTCGGCCTGTCCGCGCCCCTCCTCACCGGCACCGCGATCGCCCTGCTCGCCCTGGCCGCCGCCACCCTTCCCGCCCTGTTCCGCCGCTCGCCCCGCATCCGCTGGAGCCGTTGA
- a CDS encoding D-2-hydroxyacid dehydrogenase encodes MELALDDADQERLRAAAPGPVWFTGPDSDSEADARVLAASHIALGNPRADRLERAPHLRWLQLASVGIDRYTGLDWPVLGQRLTVTNLGGLFADPVAETCLAGILALCRGVDVLAGLRAGESWSKLDVRPGLRLLSEANVLILGRGTIALRLAGLLAPFGCSVAHFARGAADISTREELDARLPEFDVVVGLLPGTDETADLFDRRRIDRLRPGAVFVNAGRGTLADEEALVAALASGRLGGAVLDVTREEPLPAGHPLWSCPNVILTQHTAGGSRDETQRIVDLFLHNWQRLAGGEPLRNVVRWSQGY; translated from the coding sequence GTGGAGCTGGCGCTGGACGACGCCGACCAGGAGCGACTGCGTGCCGCCGCGCCGGGCCCGGTCTGGTTCACCGGACCGGACTCCGACTCCGAGGCCGACGCACGCGTCCTCGCCGCATCCCACATCGCGCTCGGCAACCCGAGGGCGGACCGGCTGGAGAGGGCGCCGCACCTGCGCTGGCTGCAGCTCGCGTCCGTCGGCATCGACCGCTATACGGGCCTCGACTGGCCGGTCCTGGGGCAGCGGCTCACCGTCACCAACCTCGGCGGTCTGTTCGCCGACCCGGTCGCGGAGACCTGCCTCGCGGGCATCCTCGCGCTCTGCCGCGGAGTCGACGTGCTGGCCGGACTCCGTGCGGGGGAGTCCTGGTCGAAGCTGGACGTGCGGCCCGGCCTGCGGCTCCTGAGCGAAGCGAACGTCCTCATCCTGGGCAGGGGAACCATCGCCCTGCGGCTCGCCGGACTCCTCGCGCCGTTCGGCTGCTCCGTCGCGCACTTCGCCCGGGGTGCCGCCGACATCAGCACCCGCGAGGAACTCGACGCCAGGCTGCCCGAGTTCGACGTCGTCGTGGGACTGCTGCCGGGCACGGACGAGACCGCGGACCTCTTCGACCGGCGGCGCATCGACCGGCTGCGCCCCGGCGCGGTCTTCGTGAACGCCGGACGCGGCACCCTGGCGGACGAGGAAGCCCTCGTCGCCGCCCTCGCCTCCGGCCGGCTCGGCGGCGCGGTCCTCGACGTGACCCGCGAGGAGCCGCTGCCCGCCGGACACCCGCTGTGGAGCTGCCCGAACGTGATCCTCACCCAGCACACCGCGGGCGGCTCACGCGACGAGACACAGCGGATCGTCGACCTGTTCCTGCACAACTGGCAGCGGCTCGCAGGCGGCGAGCCGCTGCGCAACGTCGTGCGGTGGTCCCAGGGGTACTAG
- a CDS encoding type III PLP-dependent enzyme: protein MTAPTPAVRDRALGLATEELPAYLYDLSALDAHAVAVRAALPRQVQLYYAAKANPEPAILSTLGPYVDGYEVSSGGELAHVAKAVAGRPLAFGGPGKTPDEIAAALELGVERFHVESGYELRMLASIAARVVPHTRVGVLLRFNLDLNAEALEGSSLAMGGRPTPFGLDAADADSVMAPLTDGSLPQLRLLGVHAHLASGLDAPRQLAVAESIVTWSQELARRHGTGLAEVNVGGGMSVDYADPDARFDWAAYGDGLARLCAAHPGLTLRIEPGRALTAYCGWYATEVLDVKQSHGEEFAVVRGGTHHLRTPAAKGHDQPCTVLPAREPWPHPWPRSEARRDRVTFAGQLCTPKDVLARQVPVAGLRAGDRVVFAMAGAYAWNISHHDFLMHPRPGFHFL from the coding sequence ATGACCGCCCCCACCCCTGCCGTACGTGACCGTGCCCTCGGCCTCGCCACGGAGGAACTGCCCGCCTATCTGTACGACCTGTCGGCGCTGGACGCCCATGCCGTCGCGGTGCGCGCCGCCCTCCCCCGGCAGGTGCAGCTCTACTACGCCGCCAAGGCCAATCCCGAGCCGGCGATCCTGAGCACGCTCGGCCCGTACGTCGACGGCTACGAGGTCTCGTCGGGCGGCGAACTCGCCCATGTGGCCAAGGCGGTGGCGGGGCGCCCGCTGGCCTTCGGCGGCCCGGGCAAGACACCGGACGAGATCGCGGCGGCCCTTGAGCTCGGTGTGGAGCGCTTTCACGTCGAGAGCGGCTACGAGCTGCGAATGCTGGCCTCGATCGCCGCCCGCGTCGTCCCGCACACCCGCGTCGGCGTCCTGCTCCGGTTCAATCTCGACCTCAACGCCGAGGCCCTGGAGGGCAGTTCCCTCGCGATGGGCGGGCGCCCCACTCCCTTCGGTCTCGACGCGGCCGACGCCGACTCGGTGATGGCCCCGCTCACCGACGGCAGCCTCCCCCAGCTGCGTCTGCTCGGCGTGCACGCCCATCTGGCCAGCGGACTCGACGCGCCGCGGCAGCTCGCGGTCGCCGAGTCCATCGTGACGTGGTCGCAGGAGCTCGCCCGGCGGCACGGCACCGGACTGGCGGAAGTCAATGTCGGTGGCGGCATGAGCGTGGACTACGCCGACCCGGACGCGCGCTTCGACTGGGCCGCCTACGGCGACGGCCTCGCCCGGCTCTGCGCGGCGCACCCCGGACTGACGCTCCGCATCGAGCCGGGCCGAGCGCTGACCGCGTACTGCGGCTGGTACGCCACCGAGGTCCTGGACGTGAAGCAGAGCCACGGCGAGGAGTTCGCGGTGGTGCGCGGCGGCACCCACCATCTGCGCACCCCCGCCGCCAAGGGCCACGACCAGCCCTGCACCGTGCTCCCGGCGCGCGAGCCGTGGCCGCATCCCTGGCCCCGGTCCGAGGCACGGCGGGACCGGGTGACGTTCGCGGGGCAGCTGTGCACCCCGAAGGACGTGCTGGCCCGGCAGGTTCCGGTGGCGGGGCTGCGGGCCGGGGACCGGGTGGTGTTCGCGATGGCGGGTGCGTACGCGTGGAACATCTCGCACCACGACTTCCTCATGCACCCCAGGCCCGGCTTCCACTTCCTCTGA
- a CDS encoding IucA/IucC family siderophore biosynthesis protein, with translation MSLPTGTFAAPSATPAQSAALVTGAPVAGAAPTRLPSADQAVTHTLLNCLLREVSGPEHQTAVVDGDLLLRLPRRGVLLRVALRRASLLGAHRFTGPVTEQRDGSWVEVEWPRLAEYTHAELSLRTGVSNEEFLEQIASSHEGVSAAIAAGCSALSTEQVLGEKAFKGAGTTPEWLADYLASEQSLLFGHRFHPTPKARGGDLADWSAYAPETAAVFPLRHLAVRDHLIAEESARPGATDPLDRLGTVPDGYRLLPVHPWQYDLLREHPGLRAALEREDVIDLGAGGSPFAATASVRTLYDGDTFLKFSLNVRITNCLRKNASYELSGAVALTRTLEGALDGLAARFPGSAMLREPAYRSLALAGPDGHPDLALLEGFGVIVREGLAGRLLPGTTPLLAAAVADEYPTGPGHISRLLEGAGPERALDWWRTYLRLLLPPVLAAYFDHGLVLEPHLQNVLVCVDDDGMPAQVLFRDLEGTKLIPECHAETLAALPPEVAGPLTYDAQRGWDRVVYCLLVNHVAELLAALADLHPHTEPALWSQVRATLQEFADTHGCPPRLSALLAGVPLPAKANLLTRWERKADRDAGYVRLTSPFPLAEHVRDLGARTDAPWSSAG, from the coding sequence ATGTCCTTGCCGACCGGCACGTTCGCCGCCCCGTCCGCAACACCCGCCCAGTCCGCCGCCCTCGTCACCGGCGCCCCCGTCGCCGGGGCCGCGCCCACTCGCCTGCCCAGCGCCGACCAGGCCGTGACGCACACCCTCCTCAACTGCCTGCTGCGCGAGGTCTCGGGCCCCGAGCACCAGACCGCCGTCGTCGACGGTGATCTCCTGCTCCGGCTGCCGCGCCGCGGGGTCCTCCTGCGGGTCGCGCTGCGCCGCGCCTCCCTCCTCGGCGCCCACCGCTTCACCGGCCCGGTGACCGAGCAGCGGGACGGCAGCTGGGTGGAGGTGGAGTGGCCGCGGCTCGCCGAGTACACGCATGCCGAGCTCTCGCTGCGTACCGGCGTGAGCAACGAGGAGTTCCTGGAGCAGATCGCCTCCAGTCATGAAGGCGTCAGCGCCGCGATCGCAGCCGGATGTTCGGCGCTCTCCACGGAGCAGGTTCTCGGGGAGAAGGCGTTCAAGGGAGCCGGGACCACCCCGGAGTGGCTCGCGGACTACCTCGCCTCCGAGCAGTCCCTGCTGTTCGGCCACCGCTTCCACCCCACTCCCAAGGCACGCGGCGGCGACCTCGCCGACTGGTCCGCCTACGCCCCCGAGACCGCGGCGGTCTTCCCGCTGCGCCATCTCGCCGTACGGGATCACCTCATCGCCGAGGAGTCGGCGCGGCCGGGCGCCACGGACCCTCTCGACCGCCTGGGGACGGTGCCGGACGGCTACCGGCTGCTGCCGGTGCACCCCTGGCAGTACGACCTGCTGCGGGAGCACCCGGGGCTGCGTGCCGCCCTGGAGCGCGAGGACGTCATCGATCTGGGGGCCGGCGGCTCGCCCTTCGCGGCGACGGCCTCCGTGCGCACGCTGTACGACGGTGACACCTTCCTGAAGTTCAGCCTGAACGTCCGCATCACCAACTGCCTTCGCAAGAACGCGAGTTACGAGCTTTCGGGTGCCGTCGCGCTCACCCGCACGCTCGAAGGCGCGCTGGACGGCCTGGCCGCCCGCTTCCCGGGCAGCGCCATGCTCCGCGAGCCCGCCTACCGCAGCCTGGCACTGGCGGGGCCCGACGGTCACCCCGACCTGGCCCTCCTGGAGGGCTTCGGCGTCATCGTCCGCGAGGGCCTGGCCGGACGGCTCCTTCCCGGCACGACCCCGCTGCTCGCAGCGGCCGTAGCTGACGAGTACCCGACGGGGCCCGGCCACATCTCCCGCCTCCTCGAAGGCGCGGGTCCGGAGCGGGCACTCGACTGGTGGCGGACGTATCTCCGGCTCCTGCTGCCGCCGGTGCTCGCCGCGTACTTCGACCACGGCCTGGTGCTCGAACCGCATCTGCAGAACGTCCTCGTCTGCGTCGACGACGACGGCATGCCCGCGCAGGTGCTCTTCCGCGACCTGGAGGGCACCAAGTTGATCCCCGAGTGCCACGCCGAGACCCTGGCGGCGCTCCCGCCCGAGGTCGCGGGGCCCCTGACGTACGACGCGCAGCGCGGCTGGGACCGCGTCGTCTACTGCCTCCTCGTGAACCACGTCGCCGAGCTGCTCGCCGCACTCGCCGACCTGCACCCGCACACCGAACCCGCGCTCTGGTCCCAAGTCCGCGCCACCCTGCAGGAGTTCGCCGACACGCATGGCTGCCCGCCCCGGCTCAGCGCCCTGCTCGCCGGAGTGCCGCTGCCCGCCAAGGCCAATCTGCTCACCCGCTGGGAGCGCAAGGCCGACCGGGACGCGGGGTACGTCCGTCTCACCTCACCCTTTCCGCTCGCCGAGCACGTACGGGACCTGGGTGCCCGCACCGACGCACCTTGGAGCTCCGCAGGATGA